Proteins from one Mugil cephalus isolate CIBA_MC_2020 chromosome 15, CIBA_Mcephalus_1.1, whole genome shotgun sequence genomic window:
- the abhd11 gene encoding protein ABHD11, which produces MSALCRLIQRGLLSGRPSCRLFPGQQDVCGLASSASSSPVNLTYDVFDGKGESTPLVFLHGLFGSKSNFHSIAKSLVQRTGRKVLTVDARNHGNSPHSPVLTYEAMTSDLKHLLAQLHIEKCVLIGHSMGGKTAMTTALTQPGLVERLVVVDISPAQSTTRTNFRYYIQAMQEMKISTDIPRSTARRMAEDQLRKLVKEHSVRQFLLTNLVQQNGHYAWRVNLEAISAHLDDIMSFPSFDSVYEGPTLFLGGASSAYISSDDYPEIQRLFPYADIQYIPDASHWIHADKPLDFISSIISFLQS; this is translated from the exons ATGAGTGCTTTGTGTCGCCTGATCCAGAGAGGACTGCTGAGCGGGCGGCCGTCGTGTCGTTTATTCCCCGGGCAGCAGGACGTGTGCGGTTTGGCATCCAGCGCCTCATCCAG cCCTGTCAACCTGACCTACGATGTGTTCGATGGGAAGGGTGAGAGCACTCCCCTGGTGTTTCTGCACGGCCTGTTTGGCAGCAAATCCAACTTCCACTCAATAGCGAAGTCCTTGGTGCAGCGCACAGGCCGAAAG GTGCTGACTGTAGATGCCCGTAACCATGGTAACAGCCCCCACAGCCCCGTGCTAACGTATGAGGCGATGACCAGCGACTTGAAACACCTCCTCGCACAGCTGCATATTGAGAAGTGCGTCCTCATCGGCCACAGCATGGGAGGGAAAACGGCCATGACGACCGCTCTGACGCAG CCTGGTTTAGTGGAGAGGCTGGTGGTCGTGGACATCAGTCCAGCGCAGTCCACCACACGCACCAACTTCCGATATTACATCCAGGCGATGCAGGAGATGAAGATCTCCACCGACATCCCACGTTCCACTGCCAGGCGGATGGCTGAGGACCAGCTGCGCAAGCTGGTCAAG GAGCACTCGGTGCGTCAGTTCCTGCTCACCAACCTGGTGCAGCAGAACGGACACTACGCCTGGAGGGTCAACTTGGAGGCCATCTCGGCGCACCTTGATGACATCATGAGCTTCCCCAGCTTTGACTCCGTCTATGAGGGACCCACGCTGTTTTTGGGCGGAGCCAGTTCTGCTTACATCAG CTCTGATGATTACCCAGAAATCCAGAGGCTGTTCCCTTACGCCGACATCCAGTACATCCCGGACGCGAGCCACTGGATTCACGCGGACAAACCCTTAGATTTCATCAGCTCCATCATCTCCTTCCTTCAGTCCTAG